In Carya illinoinensis cultivar Pawnee chromosome 7, C.illinoinensisPawnee_v1, whole genome shotgun sequence, the following are encoded in one genomic region:
- the LOC122317469 gene encoding acyl carrier protein 2, mitochondrial-like yields MAAVGSALLKHLRLRVQVQAVPRNPSYALSFSAIRRRFFSEDVRGSFLDKSEVADRVISVVKNFQKVDPSKVTPNANFQSDLGLDSLDTVEIVMALEEEFGFEIPDNEADKINSINLAVDFIASHPQAK; encoded by the exons ATGGCGGCGGTGGGGAGCGCTTTGCTAAAGCACCTTAGGCTGAGGGTGCAGGTTCAGGCCGTGCCCAGAAATCCTAGCTACGCGCTCTCCTTCAGCGCGATAAGACGCCGTTTCTTCTCGGAGGACGTTAGGGGCTCCTTCCTCGACAAATCCGAGGTCGCGGATCGGGTCATCTCCGTTGTTAAGAACTTTCAGAAGGTCGATCCTTCCAAG GTCACACCAAATGCCAATTTTCAGAGTGATCTTGGGTTGGATAGTTTAGATACTGTGGAGATCGTTATGGCACTTGAAGAGGAGTTTGGATTTGAGATTCCTGATAATGAAGCGGACAAGATCAATTCCATCAATCTTGCGGTTGACTTCATTGCTTCCCATCCTCAGGCAAAGTAG